Proteins co-encoded in one Bacillus sp. FSL H8-0547 genomic window:
- a CDS encoding YqzK family protein — translation MRVRAARTMFDMIKVFILFTGFTILFYYAIIWVNLEYEEMHRYDQPEGAALKVTKMVADEEEHWLNRLLFFYLNGE, via the coding sequence ATGCGAGTGAGAGCAGCACGGACCATGTTTGATATGATCAAAGTGTTTATTTTGTTTACCGGATTTACGATTCTTTTCTATTATGCTATCATTTGGGTTAACTTAGAGTATGAAGAAATGCACCGTTATGACCAGCCCGAGGGTGCAGCGCTTAAGGTCACCAAGATGGTGGCCGATGAAGAGGAGCACTGGCTGAACAGGCTGCTTTTCTTTTACTTAAACGGGGAGTAG
- the xerD gene encoding site-specific tyrosine recombinase XerD, with translation MKDQIQDFMHYLVVERGLSHNTIVSYERDLKSYHHYLTEKEELSSFQDVTRLSIIHFLKSLKEAGKSSKTIARHTASIRSFHQFLLREKAADHDPTVHIESPQVERTLPKVLSLTEVEKLLDTPKLTSPFGYRDKAMLELLYATGIRVSEMINLDITDVHLTMGFVRCIGKGNKERIVPIGRTAAEALETYIDRGRTKLASKKNQTDALFLNHHGNRMTRQGYWKNLKKLALEAGISKELTPHTLRHSFATHLLENGADLRAVQEMLGHADISTTQIYTHVSKTRLKDVYRQYHPRA, from the coding sequence TTGAAAGATCAAATTCAGGATTTCATGCATTACCTGGTGGTGGAGCGGGGGCTTTCCCACAATACCATTGTTTCGTATGAACGTGATTTAAAAAGCTACCATCACTATTTGACTGAAAAAGAAGAGCTTTCGTCTTTTCAGGACGTGACGCGACTTTCAATTATCCATTTCTTAAAATCCTTAAAGGAAGCGGGAAAATCAAGCAAAACGATCGCCCGGCACACTGCTTCCATCCGCAGCTTTCACCAGTTTCTTTTAAGAGAAAAGGCCGCAGACCACGATCCAACTGTACATATTGAATCTCCCCAGGTCGAACGGACCCTTCCTAAAGTGCTTTCACTGACAGAAGTTGAAAAACTGCTTGATACGCCAAAACTTACTTCGCCGTTTGGCTACAGGGATAAAGCCATGCTTGAGCTGCTTTACGCGACAGGCATACGGGTGAGTGAGATGATTAACCTTGATATAACTGATGTGCATCTAACGATGGGCTTTGTCCGCTGCATCGGAAAAGGCAATAAAGAGCGGATTGTTCCGATTGGAAGAACCGCTGCAGAAGCGCTTGAGACGTACATCGACAGGGGAAGAACAAAGCTTGCATCGAAGAAAAACCAGACAGATGCCCTGTTTTTAAACCATCACGGAAACAGAATGACACGCCAGGGCTACTGGAAGAATCTGAAGAAGCTTGCTCTTGAAGCAGGCATCAGCAAAGAGCTTACGCCGCATACTCTCCGCCATTCGTTTGCAACGCATCTTCTAGAAAATGGAGCAGATCTCCGGGCAGTGCAGGAAATGCTTGGCCATGCAGATATCTCCACAACTCAAATTTACACACACGTTTCAAAGACGAGACTGAAAGACGTCTACAGACAATATCATCCAAGAGCATAA
- the deoB gene encoding phosphopentomutase, whose amino-acid sequence MSDYTYKRVFLIVMDSVGIGEAPDAADFGDKGSHTLGHIAEHMKGLNMPNMAKLGLSNIEEIEGIPAQEKPQAFYTKMKEASNGKDTMTGHWEIMGLRIDTPFKVFPDGFPDELISAIEEKTGRKVIGNKPASGTEILDELGEEHMKTGALIVYTSADSVLQIAAHEDIIPIEEQLKICEMAREMTLDEKYMVGRVIARPFVGNPGDFKRTANRHDYALKPFERTVMNELQDGGLDVIAIGKISDIYDGEGITDALRTKSNMDGMDKIVQTADRDFTGLSFVNLVDFDALFGHRRDPEGYGRALEEYDARLPELMSKLNEDDLLIITADHGNDPVHHGTDHTREYVPLLVYSPRMKQGTELPVRETFADIGATIADNFKVTMPKHGKSFLSELKN is encoded by the coding sequence ATGTCTGATTATACATATAAAAGAGTTTTTCTGATCGTCATGGATTCAGTCGGCATCGGGGAAGCACCGGATGCAGCTGATTTTGGCGACAAAGGCTCCCACACACTCGGCCACATTGCAGAGCATATGAAAGGCCTTAACATGCCGAACATGGCAAAGCTTGGACTGAGCAACATAGAAGAAATCGAAGGAATTCCTGCTCAGGAAAAACCGCAGGCATTCTATACAAAAATGAAGGAAGCTTCAAACGGCAAGGATACGATGACTGGTCACTGGGAAATCATGGGCCTTCGTATTGATACACCGTTTAAAGTGTTTCCGGACGGTTTTCCTGATGAACTGATTTCTGCTATAGAAGAAAAAACAGGCAGAAAAGTGATTGGAAACAAGCCTGCATCGGGAACGGAGATTCTGGATGAACTCGGTGAAGAGCATATGAAAACCGGAGCGCTGATTGTCTACACATCTGCGGATTCAGTTCTTCAGATTGCGGCTCATGAGGACATCATACCGATTGAAGAGCAGCTAAAAATCTGTGAAATGGCACGCGAGATGACCCTTGATGAAAAGTATATGGTCGGACGCGTCATTGCCCGTCCTTTTGTCGGAAATCCGGGGGATTTCAAGCGTACGGCAAACCGCCACGACTATGCGCTGAAGCCATTTGAGCGCACAGTTATGAATGAGCTTCAGGACGGCGGGCTCGACGTCATTGCCATCGGCAAAATTTCGGATATTTATGACGGTGAAGGCATTACAGATGCGCTCCGCACGAAATCCAATATGGACGGAATGGATAAAATCGTTCAGACGGCAGACCGTGATTTTACTGGCTTAAGCTTTGTAAACCTTGTTGATTTTGATGCGCTGTTCGGGCACAGAAGAGATCCTGAGGGATATGGACGTGCACTTGAAGAATATGATGCACGCCTGCCTGAATTAATGTCCAAATTAAATGAAGATGACCTGCTCATCATTACGGCTGACCACGGAAATGACCCTGTTCATCATGGGACAGACCATACACGTGAATATGTTCCGCTTTTGGTGTACAGCCCGCGAATGAAGCAGGGCACGGAACTGCCTGTCCGCGAAACATTTGCTGATATCGGCGCAACGATTGCCGACAATTTTAAAGTGACTATGCCAAAGCATGGAAAAAGCTTTTTGAGCGAATTGAAAAACTAA